A single region of the Lotus japonicus ecotype B-129 chromosome 4, LjGifu_v1.2 genome encodes:
- the LOC130715388 gene encoding ubiquitin carboxyl-terminal hydrolase 23, which produces MAEIQTETPPPDPAQSSSLFSRKIEFVPIRKPFNGFSNDFHLETLNPSTSGAARKPSSASALKKHDSEYSDFGLDPELSFGMMTFRRIGAGLQNLGNTCFLNSVLQCLTYTEPLAAYLQSGKHKTSCRVAGFCALCAIQNHVSRALQASGKILSPQALVGNLRCISRNFRNARQEDAHEYMVNLLESMHKCCLPSGVPSESPSAYDKSLVHKIFGGRLRSQVKCQECSSSSNKFDPFLDLSLEISRADSVQKALVNFTAKEWLDGGEREYNCQRCKKKVRALKQLTIHKAPYVLTIHLKRFHAHDPGQKIKKKVQFGCALDLKPFVSGSYDEDLKYSLYGVLVHSGSSTHSGHYFCYVRTSNNMWYTLDDNRVSHVSEREVLNQQAYMLFYVRDRKSIVSRKSLDIVKNGIRDSSTSNHVSKEYPNGLVEPSLSAETMKNMSNADLLEVSVLKEQKSSVILAESRKQDKKPASELSSCAQIKKDSPQGMSSVDQSKKDNHVSTDLKCLAAPVVDKTNMCNKNEILKDDTKDSIVPDFISQYPEKTFVTKDAQDSSTNLSISTSPITSLIQPEVNRQAGASATGSMPTKAGIVENVVASQALVLNKPVSRSLDMERLKQKYVKKSKKKFLKYQASSMHLRPIFLYMTYTGQWKKKNHKRCKCRKLSMKNTYKEKLVKHVRVSSCLESKATKAGYRKFNDQSPMEIDTFRKRVDENCALLATPQSSGCSTVVNQFAATQAYSLQDGKRDQMHNSLMSMLTRGLEETVVARWDDVEIASSRVMDSRNDKIKDIGYVGDEWDEELDKGKRKKLRTFKHSFDGPNIFQEIATEKFKSKRAKLDHSSSANPPFRI; this is translated from the exons ATGGCGGAGATTCAAACGGAAACTCCGCCGCCGGATCCAGCacaatcttcttctctttttaGCAGAAAAATTGAATTCGTGCCTATCAGAAAACCCTTCAATGGGTTTTCCAATGATTTTCACCTTGAAACGCTTAATCCTTCAACCTCTGGAGCAGCTCGTAAACCTTCTTCCGCTTCCGCTCTCAAAAAGCATGACTCGGAATACTCAGATTTTGGCTTAGATCCAGAGCTCAGCTTCGGGATGATGACCTTTAGAAGAATA GGAGCTGGGTTGCAAAATCTGGGAAACACTTGCTTTCTGAATTCAGTACTACAATGTTTGACATACACAGAGCCTCTAGCTGCATACCTGCAAAGTGGCAAGCATAAGACTTCAT GCCGCGTTGCTGGATTTTGCGCTCTCTGTGCAATACAGAATCATGTTAGTCGTGCACTGCAAGCATCTGGGAAGATATTGTCTCCTCAAGCCCTGGTTGGAAATCTACGTT GCATATCACGTAATTTTAGAAATGCAAGGCAGGAGGATGCACATGAGTATATGGTGAACTTACTTGAGTCCATGCATAAATGCTGCCTACCTTCTGGAGTACCAAGTGAATCACCTAGTGCTTATGATAAAAGTTTGGTTCATAAGATTTTTGGCGGGCGTCTTCGGAGTCAG GTGAAGTGCCAAGAGTGTTCTTCTAGCTCCAACAAGTTTGATCCATTCTTAGATTTAAGTCTTGAAATATCCAGGGCAGATTCAGTGCAAAAAGCACTTGTCAATTTCACAGCCAAAGAATGGTTGGATGGAGGCGAGAGGGAATACAATTGTCAACGATGCAAGAAGAAAGTTAGAGCTCTCAAACAATTAACAATACACAAGGCACCTTATGTGCTAACCATTCATCTAAAGCGGTTTCACGCTCATGATCCTGGGCAAAAGATTAAAAAGAAGGTTCAGTTTGGCTGTGCACTGGATTTAAAACCTTTTGTCAGTGGTTCATAT GATGAAGATTTGAAGTACTCTTTATATGGGGTTCTGGTTCATTCTGGTTCTAGCACTCATTCTGGCCACTATTTCTGCTATGTTCGCACTTCAAATAATATGTGGTATACCTTGGACGACAACCGG GTTAGTCATGTTAGTGAGCGGGAAGTTTTGAATCAACAAGCTTATATGCTGTTTTATGTTCGTGATCGTAAAAGTATTGTTTCAAGGAAGTCCCTTGACATCGTGAAGAATGGAATTAGAGATTCTTCAACTTCAAATCATGTATCGAAAGAATATCCAAATGGTCTTGTAGAACCTTCCCTGTCTGCTGAAACTATGAAGAATATGTCAAATGCTGATTTGTTAGAGGTATCTGTTTTGAAGGAGCAAAAATCTAGTGTGATATTAGCAGAAAGCAGGAAGCAAGATAAGAAACCTGCATCTGAACTTTCTTCCTGCGCACAGATAAAGAAGGACTCACCACAAGGCATGTCATCAGTAGATCAATCCAAAAAAGACAATCATGTCTCTACTGATCTGAAATGTCTGGCTGCACCTGTTGTTGACAAAACTAATATGTGCAATAAGAATGAAATTTTGAAAGACGACACTAAAGATTCAATAGTGCCAGACTTCATTAGTCAGTATCCTGAG aaaacttttgtcacaaaaGATGCTCAAGATTCAAGTACAAATTTGTCAATAAGCACCAGCCCTATAACTTCATTAATTCAACCAGAAGTTAACCGTCAG GCTGGAGCTTCTGCAACTGGCTCAATGCCTACAAAAGCTGGTATAGTTGAAAATGTGGTTGCTTCTCAAGCACTGGTTCTTAACAAGCCAGTAAGTAGATCGTTGGATATGGAGAGACTTAAACAAAAGTATGTGAAAAAATCTAAAAAGAAATTTCTGAAGTATCAGGCATCGAGCATGCATCTTCGGCCCATCTTCCTTTACATGACATATACAGGtcaatggaagaagaaaaatcatAAAAGATGTAAATGCCGCAAGTTGAGTATGAAGAATACATATAAAGAAAAGTTGGTTAAACATGTCCGTGTATCAAGTTGTCTTGAAAGTAAAGCAACCAAGGCTGGTTATAGAAAGTTTAATGATCAATCTCCGATGGAAATTGACACATTCAGAAAGAGAGTTGATGAGAACTGTGCTTTACTTGCAACCCCTCAGTCATCTGGGTGTAGTACAGTTGTAAATCAGTTTGCAGCTACACAAGCTTATAGTCTTCAAGATGGTAAAAGAGATCAAATGCATAATAGTTTAATGAGTATGCTTACTCGAGGATTGGAGGAGACAGTTG TTGCACGTTGGGATGATGTAGAAATAGCTTCATCTCGGGTCATGGACTCAAGGAATGACAAAATTAAGGACATTGGATATGTTGGGGATGAATG GGATGAAGAATTAGATAaggggaagaggaagaagttAAGGACCTTCAAACACAGCTTTGATGGACCAAATATTTTCCAAGAAATTGCTACTGAGAAATTCAAGTCGAAAAGGGCCAAGTTAGACCACTCTAGCTCAGCGAACCCTCCATTTAGGATATGA